Below is a window of Mycolicibacterium rhodesiae NBB3 DNA.
ACTCACATAGAGGCAATCAGCCGCTTGACGCGTTCGTCGACCGACCGGAACGGGTCCTTGCACAACACGGTGCGCTGCGCCTGATCGTTGAGCTTGAGATGGACCCAGTCGACGGTGAAGTCGCGGCCGGCTTCCTGAGCGGCGTAGATGAACTCACCGCGCAGCTTCGCCCTGGTGGTCTGCGGTGGGGTGTTCACCGCGGCCTCGATGTCCTCGTCGGTGGTCACGCGCGCGGCCAGCCCCTTGCGCTGAAGCAGGTCGAACACGCCTCGGCCGCGCTTGATGTCGTGGTAGGCCAGATCGAGCTGGCTGATCTTCGGATCGGACAGCTCCATGTTGTAGCGGTCCTGGTAGCGCTGGAACAGCTTGCGTTTGATGACCCAGTCGATCTCGGTGTCGACCTTGGCGAAGTCCTGACTCTCGACTGCGTCGAGCTGCCGCCCCCACAGGTCGACCACTTGCTGGATCTGCGTGTTGGGCTCGCGGTCCTGCAGGTACTCGACAGCGCGGGCGAAGTACTCGCGCTGAATGTCGAGCGCGCTGGCCTGCCGGCCGCCTGCCAGCCGCACTGGCCGCCGACCGGTCAGGTCGTGGCTGACCTCACGGATCGCCCGGATGGGGTTGTCCAGCGAGAAGTCGCGGAACGCGACGCCCGCCTCGATCATCTCCAGCACCAGCGACGCCGTGCCGACCTTGAGCATTGTGCTGGATTCGCACATGTTGGAGTCGCCGACGATCACGTGCAGCCGGCGGTACTTCTCGGCGTCGGCATGGGGCTCGTCGCGGGTGTTGATGATGGGCCGCGAACGCGTCGTCGCCGACGAGACTCCTTCCCAGATGTGCTCCGCACGCTGGGACAGGCAGAACGTCGCCGCCTTCGGTGTCTGCAGGACCTTGCCCGCGCCACAGATCAGCTGACGGGTCACCAGGAACGGCAGCAGCACGTCGGAGATACGTGAGAACTCGCCTGCGCGCACGATCAGGTAGTTCTCGTGGCAGCCATAGGAGTTGCCCGCCGAGTCCGTGTTGTTCTTGAACAGGTAGATGTCGCCGCCGATACCCTCGTCGGCCAGTCGCTGCTCGGCGTCGATCAGTAGGTCTTCCAGCACGCGCTCACCGGCCCGGTCGTGGGTGACCAGCTGGACGAGGCTGTCGCATTCGGCGGTGGCGTACTCGGGGTGTGAACCCACGTCGAGATACAGCCGCGCGCCGTTGCGCAGGAACACGTTGGAACTGCGGCCCCACGACACGACGCGCCGGAACAGGTACCGCGCGACCTCGTCGGGACTGAGCCGACGATGACCGTGGAACGTGCAGGTGACACCGAACTCAGTCTCGATGCCCATGATTCGTCGCTGCACGTCATCGAGACTACTGGTTGTCGGCCGACCACGGCGCGCTGCCGCGCGGATCGGATCGGTCGACAATTCCGACAGCATGCGTCAAGCGCGTCGGGTGCACGCTCACGCAGCCGGTGGTCCCTTGGCCTGTGGATAAGTCGAGCGCGACCTCGCCCCGACCTGTCAGCATGAGGCATGGGGGGCGTGAGGCGTCCGACTGTGTCCGATGCGCAAGCGTGGCAACCGGATTCGCTACACGAGGCTGCGGCCAGCTGGCAGGCCGCAGCGACGGATTTCCACGCCTATGTCGAGATGGCGGTGCAGGGTGTCGGCGCCGCGCACGACGTGTGGACCGGCTCGGCCGCTGAGGCCGCACGCGCCGATGTGCTGGCGGTCGGCCGGACCTCCGATGCGCTGGCACGCGCCATGGTGCTGGCCGCGGTCGCAGCGCGCGACGCCGCCGGACAGATCGCTTCGGCCCGCACCGCGGTGCTGGATCTGGTGTCGGCCTCAGAGGCCGCGGGTTTCGCCGTCAGCGACGACGGCACGGTGTCCGTGCACGATGCGCCGACCGCTTTGCTGGTGGCACTGTCCGGTGGCGACGAGGGTCTCGCACACGAGCTGCTGACTCTCCGAGCCCAGGAACTGACCACACAGCTCGTCGGCGCACTCGACCGTCTCGCCGCTGCGGACGCCGACGCCGCAGACGACATCGAGGAAGCCTTTGCCGAGCCGGTCTCGAGGGCGGCCGCGACGGTGCCTGCCGCGAACTCGTCTGCCGACTTCGGCGACATGGTGGCCGGCTGGCCGGTGACGAGCCAGGACCGGATCGCCGAGCAGATCGCCGCGCTGAGCCCCGAGCAGCGGGACCGACTCGTCACCGACTTCCCCCGTCAGGTCGGTAACACCGACGGGGTGCCCTGGGAACTGCGTGTCGTGGCGAACCGGACCAACATCGCTCAGGCGATCCTCGACGAACCCGACCCGGTTCGCACGGCGTTCTATCGGACGCTGCTCGGCGAGGTCGACGATCCGGCAGGGGGTGGCCGCCGCATCGACCGGCAGATCGTGGCCTTCG
It encodes the following:
- the pafA gene encoding Pup--protein ligase translates to MQRRIMGIETEFGVTCTFHGHRRLSPDEVARYLFRRVVSWGRSSNVFLRNGARLYLDVGSHPEYATAECDSLVQLVTHDRAGERVLEDLLIDAEQRLADEGIGGDIYLFKNNTDSAGNSYGCHENYLIVRAGEFSRISDVLLPFLVTRQLICGAGKVLQTPKAATFCLSQRAEHIWEGVSSATTRSRPIINTRDEPHADAEKYRRLHVIVGDSNMCESSTMLKVGTASLVLEMIEAGVAFRDFSLDNPIRAIREVSHDLTGRRPVRLAGGRQASALDIQREYFARAVEYLQDREPNTQIQQVVDLWGRQLDAVESQDFAKVDTEIDWVIKRKLFQRYQDRYNMELSDPKISQLDLAYHDIKRGRGVFDLLQRKGLAARVTTDEDIEAAVNTPPQTTRAKLRGEFIYAAQEAGRDFTVDWVHLKLNDQAQRTVLCKDPFRSVDERVKRLIASM
- a CDS encoding alpha/beta hydrolase — translated: MGGVRRPTVSDAQAWQPDSLHEAAASWQAAATDFHAYVEMAVQGVGAAHDVWTGSAAEAARADVLAVGRTSDALARAMVLAAVAARDAAGQIASARTAVLDLVSASEAAGFAVSDDGTVSVHDAPTALLVALSGGDEGLAHELLTLRAQELTTQLVGALDRLAAADADAADDIEEAFAEPVSRAAATVPAANSSADFGDMVAGWPVTSQDRIAEQIAALSPEQRDRLVTDFPRQVGNTDGVPWELRVVANRTNIAQAILDEPDPVRTAFYRTLLGEVDDPAGGGRRIDRQIVAFDPARASLVELNGDLAAARSVAVLVPGMNTTIEGSAADTATARRFVAATGGDVAALTYLGGPFPRGNLVSGVIDAASPRYALDMAPRLVAFSEDVDRTVDAAAGASVPVTYIGHSYGGSILGTAEAMGLTADQTLYVAAAGAGVGVEDPGDWHNRNPAVVRFSMTAPGDLIQAVQGIPGGPHGADPDEMEGVIHLATGYYDDGRVMAGWQAHSDVLNAPSDSWRNILAVITGDRARIRPAG